Proteins found in one Neodiprion lecontei isolate iyNeoLeco1 chromosome 6, iyNeoLeco1.1, whole genome shotgun sequence genomic segment:
- the LOC107226530 gene encoding histone H4 transcription factor: MTMSEKELVSSKELQNRCHGWVESQQELLYSEDNVLKRKLDTEPEEFFDTDSEFDSVSECGTKRRRVLKQVKDEVLNLLCEWKDCLFDTNSLDIFVKHVSNHIPQLKIVTTEEGREVYACLWNGCSFESDISDDIAKHVNYHSYHTKLKCIGSNIRGRVKLPKCYQDQGLKNVIDQPLPQICSWEECLKSFNNYQAYLWHVVTHIETNPRGNKVEGGVNCLWTGCNGNYKSLYKLREHVRCHTKEKMVACPDCGATFASNTKFHDHCKRQIPLDLQGFQCSHCNKYYPTESILRNHMHFHVFHYKCTMCDMSCESPASLAKHIRYRHISSRPFKCQLCTHAAKSEQDLDSHMAVHTRGPNFICTVDGCSYGCKNSYMMDRHMERVHSKFLRFYCCHECPVKYRKSYRLTKHLIETHHLQWPNGHKRFRYKKDEDGCYRLQVVRYETLDEDTVKMTGESAPKEKNYLLELSAGSSVPKLKITEEVEKSLNSDYLKMSKHEAANETGKSMPIVSNILIWIDEVDEDGNIIESRVVETQETNELPPSAEPPIIIK, encoded by the exons aTGACTATGAGCGAAAAAGAGTTGGTGTCAAGTAAAGAATTGCAAAACAGATGCCATGGCTGGGTGGAATCTCAGCAAGAGCTTTTATACTCCGAGGATAATgtcttgaaaagaaaattagacACCGAACCAGAAGAGTTCTTTGATACTGACTCGGAATTTGACTCAGTTTCTGAATGCGGAACTAAAAGACGCAGGGTGTTGAAACAAGTGAAAGATGAGGTTTTGAATTTGCTGTGCGAATGGAAGGATTGTTTGTTTGACACCAATTCTCTTGATATTTTTGTCAAACATGTTTCCAACCACATTCCGCAGCTCAAGATCGTTACTACAGAAGAAGGTCGGGAAGTTTATGCGTGTCTGTGGAATGGCTGTTCCTTCGAATCTGATATTTCTGACGATATAGCCAAACACGTTAATTATCACTCCTATCATACAAAGTTGAAATGTATTGGATCTAACATCAGAGGAAGAGTTAAATTGCct aaatgttACCAAGACCagggtttgaaaaatgtgattGACCAGCCATTGCCTCAGATCTGCAGTTGGGAAGAATGCCTAAAATCTTTCAATAACTACCAGGCCTACTTGTGGCATGTTGTTACACACATTGAAACTAATCCACGTGGAAATAAGGTAGAGGGAGGAGTAAATTGTCTATGGACAGGTTGTAATGGTAACTACAAAAGTTTGTACAAGCTTCGAGAGCACGTCAGATGTCACACAAAGGAGAAGATGGTTGCTTGCCCAGATTGCGGTGCTACATTTGCTTCCAATACCAAATTTCATGATCACTGCAAACGCCAGATTCCTTTGGATC TGCAAGGCTTTCAATGTTCACACTGCAACAAGTATTACCCAACAGAAAGTATACTGAGAAATCACATGCATTTCCAtgtatttcattataaatgcACTATGTGCGATATGAGTTGCGAGTCACCGGCAAGTTTGGCAAAACACATAAGATATCGCCATATATCCAGCAGACCATTCAAATGTCAGCTGTGCACACATGCAGCTAAATCTGAGCAAGACTTGGATTCACACATGGCAGTTCATACAAGAGGACCGAATTTCATCTGTACTGTAGATGGTTGTTCCTATGGATGCAAAAACTCATACATGATGGACAG ACATATGGAACGTGTGCATTCAAAATTCCTCAGATTTTATTGTTGCCACGAATGTCCAGTAAAATACCGTAAGAGCTATCGTCTTACCAAGCATTTGATTGAAACTCATCACTTGCAATGGCCAAACGGGCACAAACGGTTTCGTTATAAGAAAGATGAGGATGGCTGCTATCGACTGCAAGTTGTGCGTTATGAAACCTTGGATGAGGATACTGTCAAAATGACAGGAGAGTCCGCACCAAAGGAAAAGAATTACTTATTGGAGCTATCGGCTGGTTCTTCTGTACCAAAGTTGAag ATAACAGAAGAGGTGGAGAAAAGTCTCAATTCTGATTACCTCAAAATGTCCAAACATGAAGCTGCTAACGAGACTGGCAAATCGATGCCtattgtttcaaatattttgatatgGATTGACGAAGTTGATGAAGATGGGAATATTATCGAAAGTAGAGTTGTCGAAACTCAGGAGACCAATGAGCTACCTCCATCTGCAGAACcgccaataataataaagtag
- the LOC107226532 gene encoding tRNA modification GTPase GTPBP3, mitochondrial isoform X1 gives MLARCLTPRFMISPETAGVFFFNRRWNGNSTIFALSSGHGKCGVAVIRISGSQAIDALKQMTNITKLEPRKAFLRNICDPDTREVIDKGLCLWFPGPNSFTGEDSVEFQIHGGSAVIAAVSAALSKLKFAHALPGEFTRRAFYNNKLDLTEIEGLADLIHAETELQRKQAYLQVDGSLSKLYNKWRKTLLQSIAHVEAYIDFSEDDNIEADIMDKCNNVLKVLNQEIKRHLSDGRKGEILREGVRTVILGEPNVGKSSLLNYLVQREAAIVTPIPGTTRDIVELNLNIFDYPVILADTAGLRKETTDIVEIEGIHRAKNYTKGADFVILLANSVSYLRSKKKYDEFIIDYVERLGLNDLLLNNGKVMDHCIVVMNKIDLLEPQERDSLLKDDRTIFISCAREEGLQKFSKRVAIHLKNLCGNPCRENPTVSQTRHRIHLTNCSEHIDNYFDLIKSEERDIVLAAQEIRNAMRELGLITGYVSVEQILDVIFKDFCIGK, from the exons ATGCTCGCGCGATGCCTAACTCCACGCTTCATGATTTCGCCAGAGACTGCCGgagtatttttcttcaacagaCGGTGGAATggaaattcaacaatttttgcGCTCTCTTCTG gGCACGGGAAATGCGGTGTTGCTGTAATAAGGATATCAGGAAGTCAGGCAATTGATGCCTTGAAGCAAATGACAAACATAACGAAACTTGAACCCAGAAAAGCTTTTCTTCGAAATATCTGCGATCCAGATACAAGGGAAGTTATAGACAAGGGTTTATGTCTTTGGTTTCCAG GACCTAATTCTTTCACTGGAGAGGACAGTGTAGAATTCCAGATACACGGCGGCTCTGCTGTAATTGCAGCTGTATCAGCTGctctttcaaaattgaaatttgccCATGCTTTACCAGGTGAATTTACAAGGCGAGCATTCTATAACAACAAGTTGGACCTGACTGAAATTGAAGGGTTGGCTGATCTGATCCATGCAGAGACAGAACTGCAGAGAAAACAAGCATATCTACAAGTTGATGGAAGTTTGAGCAAATTGTACAATAAGTGGAGGAAAACACTTTTACAATCTATTGCACATGTCGAGGCTTACATTGATTTTAGCGAAGATGACAACATAGAAGCTGACATTATGGACAAATGCAATAATGTATTAAAAGTTCTAAATCAGGAAATAAAACGTCACCTTTCAGATGGTAGAAAAGGAGAGATATTACGTGAAGGTGTGCGAACTGTAATTCTTGGGGAACCAAATGTTGGGAAAAGTAGTTTACTGAATTATCTTGTTCAACGAGAAGCTGCAATAGTTACGCCTATTCCTGGAACAACAAGGGACAttgttgaattaaatttaaatatattcgATTATCCTGTGATTTTAGCTGATACTGCCGGTCtaagaaaagaaacgacaGACATTGTTGAGATAGAGGGTATACATAGAGCAAAGAATTATACTAAGGGGGCTGATTTTGTAATTCTATTGGCTAATTCGGTTTCGTATTTAAGAAGTAAGAAGAAGTACGACGAATTTATCATTGACTACGTCGAACGACTAGGGTTAAATGATTTGTTACTGAATAATGGAAAGGTGATGGATCACTGTATAGTAGTAATGAATAAAATAGACTTGTTGGAGCCCCAAGAAAGAGATTCGCTGTTAAAAGATGACAggacaatatttatttcctgTGCCAGAGAAGAGGGCCTCCAAAAATTCTCGAAACGTGTTGCcatacatttaaaaaattt ATGTGGTAATCCGTGTCGTGAAAACCCTACTGTCAGTCAAACTAGGCACAGAATACATTTGACAAATTGTTCTGAACATATAGATAATTACTTCGACCTTATAAAGAGTGAGGAAAGGGACATCGTTTTAGCTGCACAAGAAATACGAAACGCTATGCGAGAACTCGGTTTAATTACGGGATACGTTAGCGTAGAACAAATTCTCGATGTAATattcaaagatttttgtaTTGGCAAATAA
- the LOC107226529 gene encoding nuclear factor related to kappa-B-binding protein: MDIDECSGGESVEEEEEEEEDSTRSNSSSSSSSSSTVDTRDDSGDEQCTSASDSQASADDNENSEDAVRWETCVAMGRRVKLPQGLCEHLTIFQELFDYSRIWNDSLSESDKECLLRFLPTFPEDCDQELECEKTLRMLFNRENSRYGVAALDAFHNHVSAGHYRPDIRRMRKLVRKAQQRRLLYEERKRSYELAGQLLKSREALLASAYKQGFSQPTNRISKFHWNKPRPAMVEERTRQRYLEELSALRAELGVNMRAIVESSSEDEERYSQQLHTKKKKKRLAMAFQAIPIKSLQLNPDEDTVRPVSSTFHQSKFGLSLDNQGLSLLGYEQSDDAYRAMLAAHKKRRARRDNHPELNTQGISLAELSRRAQIGQKHKLSLNSAIRPVVVKKRIKLEQPPSGPPLTSKSVHVSSVKPESDNSDYSHTIDNDHRQIISAVDSSGPLSAVKMEPVDTYEPQLSGKKKIFSNSSPGLSNSSGGILPSTPVVKTEIEDFEYDSEIKTEVNNKACDERETEDDEEEDKKQLDLESIDMMQIPIQLDNGIDLLDDVKCGSDVTQEGEGREGDLMQETHSCFFSLLRDAFVSKGEYRMSTAEMRDAITQWQGNPISPLNDWYSLAPSWPSLVPLALGFLAGELVYSLQETDHQTEQELVPYLENKGRGVYAWIGAGRDSDSRLATYCGRFLTHRDSLGPPVHSVNSANIVAKQQQQQQQSANSSSNTCRSASPAVEITAGGDGLMGTMGEWEPPRALWPTEWKVRASTVEEREEFRRQEQLRYATPHKAFTYRMHGYASVVGPVKGIYQHNVASGLNKPRGHSLLVADRPNFVTILALVRDATARLPNGEGTRADICQLLKDSQYIRDQGDNGDGSHDKEGYLHSVVSGALDRLHYEADPCVRYYPRRKEWLYLHRARSESEFEMYHQQLQGVAKNKKNIGGASRNKSANPITKPVNGNKELPTSKETTPKREKKTLVPQPSIARKENRKAEELIIESSDQPVPVIATAVPSSLSTTTAPAVVSSTINTSDPPIEREKLVTVEVKPQLNVQQQIKKVVTGKSINVPKSHTTNASQSLLQSNQHFPHHQIQVSTSAGLQTIRLSGHSVLHSQTSTNSPALTSTNTTTTSNITTILSGTKIAQQLQQQTSISNQTGKSILQAVKQQQQLQLQQQQQQQQTQQQQPIVQQQQQVAQPQQQQLQQQQQQQQQQHVLPGKTLLASQIKLVSSGQIKSLLTSHGLQGQTIFIKQSGSPTTTTQQQLQQQQLKQQQQLQQRLVNSQQQQQQSSGMQRIIAQIGGKPIAVQIQQSPHQQQQQQKILAKVLTSAGGGQLISVESLLAQKGLKLATATTHTSPLSQVNKQGKQMIQAQYQVVSQAATAAQSKVTVSSQQQQQQQPQTVRMVAAQLAGKPIMLASSSKGVSVAGGTTGVVLSKQQQQQQQPIILPSQLLNIKTLHGLKVIPAPAGLKTGAVYARVIAPSVQTTTANQQPQQQPQLQQQQQQQQQQSLPATRNPYVTPRQE; this comes from the exons ATGGATATCGATGAATGCTCTGGTGGTGAATCTgtggaggaggaagaagaggaggaagaggattCCACACGGTCAAATAGCAGCAGTAGTAGTAGCAGTAGCAGCACAGTTGACACCAGAGATGACAGTGGAGATGAACAATGTACCAGCGCCTCTGATAGTCAGGCCTCAGCTGATGACAATGAAAACTCCGAAGACGCTGTA CGATGGGAGACGTGTGTCGCTATGGGGAGGCGAGTTAAATTGCCACAAGGACTCTGTGAGCATCTGACTATCTTCCAAGAATTATTTGACTATTCGAGAATTTGGAATGACAGTTTGAGTGAAAGCGACAAGGAATGCTTGTTGCGGTTTCTACCAACGTTTCCTGAAGATTGTGATCAGGAGCTCGAGTGTGAAAAAACCTTGCGCATGCTTTTCAATAGAGAAAATTCAAG ATATGGCGTTGCAGCTTTGGATGCATTCCACAATCATGTATCTGCGGGGCATTACCGTCCTGATATAAGAAGAATGCGTAAATTAGTGCGAAAAGCACAACAGAGGCGATTGCTTTACGAGGAAAGAAAACGTTCCTATGAGCTGGCTGGGCAGTTGCTTAAATCCAGAGAAGCTTTATTGGCCAGTGCTTATAAGCAAGGCTTCAGTCAGCCAACAAATCGGATATCAAAGTTTCACTGGAATAAGCCTAGACCTGCTATGG TTGAAGAACGCACGAGACAGCGGTACTTGGAAGAATTGAGTGCTCTCAGAGCAGAACTTGGAGTGAATATGCGAGCTATTGTCGAAAGCTCTTCCGAGGATGAGGAGCGCTATTCACAACAGCTACATactaagaaaaagaaaaaacgtttaGCAATGGCTTTTCAAGCTATACCTATTAAATCACTTCAATTGAATCCTGATGAGGACACCGTACGACCTGTGTCATCTACTTTTCACCAATCAAAGTTCGGACTCTCTTTGGACAATCAAGGCTTGTCCTTACTTGGCTATGAACAATCAGATGATGCATATCGGGCCATGCTAGCTGCCCACAAAAAACGACGTGCTAGACGAGAT AACCATCCAGAGTTGAATACTCAGGGGATTTCCTTGGCCGAATTGTCACGACGTGCCCAAATTGGGCAGAAACATAAACTATCATTAAACAGTGCTATTCGTCCTGTGGTTGTTAAAAAACGTATAAAACTTGAACAACCGCCTTCTGGTCCTCCTTTGACCTCAAAATCTGTTCACGTCAGTTCTGTAAAACCTGAAAGTGACAACAGTGATTATTCTCACACAATCGATAATGATCATCGCCAAATTATTTCTGCAGTAGACTCAAGCGGTCCTTTGAGTGCCGTTAAGATGGAGCCTGTAGACACATACGAACCACAATTAtcagggaaaaagaaaatattttcgaattc GAGTCCGGGATTATCAAATTCAAGTGGAGGAATATTACCATCGACCCCTGTTGTCAAGACAGAGATCGAAGATTTCGAATATGATTCAGAGATCAAAACTGAGGTCAACAATAAGGCTTGTGATGag AGAGAAACTGAAGATGATGAAGAGGAGGACAAAAAACAGTTGGATTTGGAGAGCATCGACATGATGCAAATACCGATTCAGTTGGATAATGGCATTGATCTTCTGGATGATGTGAA GTGTGGTAGCGATGTAACTCAAGAAGGAGAAGGGAGAGAGGGTGATCTGATGCAAGAAACTCACTCATGCTTCTTTTCTCTCCTGAGAGATGCGTTTGTTTCAAAGGGAGAATATCGAATGAGTACTGCAGAGATGAGAGATGCAATAACGCAATGGCAGGGTAACCCTATTTCTCCGCTCAACGACTG GTATTCATTAGCACCTTCTTGGCCTTCCCTCGTGCCTCTTGCTCTCGGATTTCTTGCCGGAGAGTTAGTCTACTCTTTACAAGAAACAGATCATCAAACAGAACAAGAACTGGTACCTTATTTAGAAAACAAGGGAAGAGGCGTATACGCGTGGATAGGAGCTGGTAGAGATTCAGACTCTCGGCTTGCAACCTACTGTGGACGTTTCCTAACTCATAG AGACTCTTTAGGACCTCCAGTGCATTCTGTAAACAGCGCTAACATCGTCGctaaacaacaacaacagcaacagcagtcTGCTAATAGCAGTAGTAACACCTGCAGGAGTGCGAGTCCTGCTGTAGAAATTACAGCAGGTGGGGATGGATTAATGGGTACAATGGGTGAGTGGGAGCCACCAAGAGCTCTATGGCCAACAGAGTGGAAGGTCCGTGCTTCTACGGTTGAGGAACGGGAAGAGTTCAGAAGACAAGAACAATTGCGCTATGCAACTCCACACAAGGCATTCACATATAGGATGCATGGTTATGCCTCTGTTGTTGGCCCAGTAAAGGGAATTTATCAACATAATGTCG CTTCTGGACTGAACAAACCTCGGGGGCACTCACTATTGGTAGCAGATAGACCAAATTTTGTGACGATCCTTGCACTAGTCAGAGATGCAACAGCTAGACTGCCCAACGGTGAAGGAACTCGTGCTGACATCTGCCAGTTGCTTAAAGATTCGCAATATATTAGAGATCAGGGTGATAATGGTGATGGCAGCCACGATAAAGAGGGTTATTTACATTCCGTTGTGTCAGGAGCTCTAGACAGGCTTCATTATGAGGCAGATCCCTGTGTTAGATATTACCCCAGACGTAAGGAGTGGCTTTATCTACACCGAGCAAGATCTGAATCTGAATTTG AAATGTACCATCAACAATTGCAAGGTGTggcgaagaataaaaaaaatattggtgGAGCATCTCGTAATAAGTCCGCCAATCCAATCACTAAACCTGTTAATGGAAATAAGGAACTGCCTACAAGTAAGGAAACAACTccgaaaagagaaaaaaagacattGGTCCCACAGCCCAGTATTGCCAG AAAAGAGAATCGTAAAGCTGAGGAATTGATCATTGAATCGAGTGACCAGCCTGTACCTGTAATTGCTACTGCTGTACCTTCTTCATTGAGTACAACTACTGCGCCAGCCGTTGTATCTTCAACCATAAATACCTCAGACCCTCcaatagaaagagaaaaattagttACTGTCGAAGTAAAACCGCAACTCAATGTACAACAGCAGATCAAAAAAGTTGTTACAGGGAAATCCATTAATGTGCCTAAAAGTCATACAACAAATGCTTCTCAGAGTTTGTTGCAGTCAAATCAACACTTCCCACATCACCAAATTCAAGTATCTACCTCAGCTGGTCTACAAACAATTCGTCTTTCTGGGCATTCCGTTCTTCATTCTCAAACCTCTACTAATTCACCTGCGTTGACCAGTACGAACACCACAACAACTTCGAATATAACAACCATATTATCAGGTACAAAAATCGCTCAACAGTTGCAGCAACAGACATCCATTTCGAATCAAACAGGAAAAAGTATTTTGCAAGCTGTTAAACAACAGCAGCAATTACAActgcaacaacaacaacaacagcagcaaacGCAACAGCAACAACCAATCgtacaacagcagcaacaagtaGCACAACCACAGCAGCAACAActgcaacaacaacagcaacagcaacaacagcaacatGTTTTACCAGGAAAAACTTTACTTGCTTCACAGATAAAACTGGTTAGTTCTGGTCAAATCAAATCACTCCTGACAAGCCATGGGTTACAGGGACagacaatatttattaaacaaTCCGGATctccaacaacaacaactcaACAGCAGTTGCAACAGCAACAATTGAAG caacagcaacaacttCAGCAGCGCCTTGTTAATAgtcaacagcaacaacaacagtcTTCTGGTATGCAGCGTATAATTGCCCAAATTGGTGGTAAACCAATTGCTGTGCAAATACAACAATCTCCACatcagcaacaacaacagcaaaaGATATTAGCCAAGGTTCTAACTAGCGCGGGTGGTGGTCAATTAATCTCTGTCGAAAGTTTATTAGCTCAAAAAGGATTAAAGCTCGCTACAGCGACAACTCACACAAGCCCTTTAAGTCAAGTTAACAAACAAGGAAAACAAATGATACAAGCACAATATCAG gTTGTGTCGCAGGCTGCAACAGCAGCCCAATCAAAAGTGACTGTTAGCTcacagcaacaacagcagcagcaacctCAAACAGTACGAATGGTGGCTGCTCAACTTGCTGGGAAACCAATAATGTTGGCCAGTAGTAGTAAAGGCGTCAGTGTTGCAGGTGGAACAACCGGTGTGGTGTTAAgcaaacaacaacaacaacagcaacaacctATTATTTTGCCGAGCCAATTGCTTAACATAAAAACGCTGCATGGTTTGAAGGTCATACCAGCACCTGCTGGTTTAAAGACTGGAGCGGTTTATGCGCGCGTTATTGCCCCTTCTGTACAAACTACCACTGCGAATCAACAACCACAACAGCAGCCACAGctacagcagcaacaacagcaacaacagcaacaatcGTTACCAGCAACGCGAAATCCATATGTCACGCCCCGTCAAGAATAg
- the LOC107226531 gene encoding 60S ribosomal protein L36 gives MAPRYELAVGLKKGHKTTKIRVAKNKSEKEKTVTIRPARLKGRQTKHSKFVRDLIREVTGHAPYEKRAMELLKVSKDKRALKFLKRRLGTHIRAKRKREELGNILVQMRKAAAHH, from the exons ATGGCACCAAGGTACGAATTGGCCGTCGGCCTCAAGAAGGGTCACAAAACCACGAAGATACGTGTCGCTAAAAACAaatctgaaaaagaaaagaccgTTACCATCCGCCCAGCTAGGCTCAAGGGC CGTCAAACAAAGCACAGCAAATTTGTACGTGACTTGATACGAGAGGTAACTGGACATGCTCCATATGAAAAACGCGCCATGGAATTACTGAAGGTGTCTAAAGACAAACGAGCTCTGAAATTCTTGAAGAGAAGG ttGGGAACTCACATCCGTGCTAAAAGGAAGCGTGAGGAGCTTGGAAACATTTTGGTCCAGATGAGGAAGGCTGCTGCCCACCACTAA
- the LOC107226532 gene encoding tRNA modification GTPase GTPBP3, mitochondrial isoform X2, with the protein MTNITKLEPRKAFLRNICDPDTREVIDKGLCLWFPGPNSFTGEDSVEFQIHGGSAVIAAVSAALSKLKFAHALPGEFTRRAFYNNKLDLTEIEGLADLIHAETELQRKQAYLQVDGSLSKLYNKWRKTLLQSIAHVEAYIDFSEDDNIEADIMDKCNNVLKVLNQEIKRHLSDGRKGEILREGVRTVILGEPNVGKSSLLNYLVQREAAIVTPIPGTTRDIVELNLNIFDYPVILADTAGLRKETTDIVEIEGIHRAKNYTKGADFVILLANSVSYLRSKKKYDEFIIDYVERLGLNDLLLNNGKVMDHCIVVMNKIDLLEPQERDSLLKDDRTIFISCAREEGLQKFSKRVAIHLKNLCGNPCRENPTVSQTRHRIHLTNCSEHIDNYFDLIKSEERDIVLAAQEIRNAMRELGLITGYVSVEQILDVIFKDFCIGK; encoded by the exons ATGACAAACATAACGAAACTTGAACCCAGAAAAGCTTTTCTTCGAAATATCTGCGATCCAGATACAAGGGAAGTTATAGACAAGGGTTTATGTCTTTGGTTTCCAG GACCTAATTCTTTCACTGGAGAGGACAGTGTAGAATTCCAGATACACGGCGGCTCTGCTGTAATTGCAGCTGTATCAGCTGctctttcaaaattgaaatttgccCATGCTTTACCAGGTGAATTTACAAGGCGAGCATTCTATAACAACAAGTTGGACCTGACTGAAATTGAAGGGTTGGCTGATCTGATCCATGCAGAGACAGAACTGCAGAGAAAACAAGCATATCTACAAGTTGATGGAAGTTTGAGCAAATTGTACAATAAGTGGAGGAAAACACTTTTACAATCTATTGCACATGTCGAGGCTTACATTGATTTTAGCGAAGATGACAACATAGAAGCTGACATTATGGACAAATGCAATAATGTATTAAAAGTTCTAAATCAGGAAATAAAACGTCACCTTTCAGATGGTAGAAAAGGAGAGATATTACGTGAAGGTGTGCGAACTGTAATTCTTGGGGAACCAAATGTTGGGAAAAGTAGTTTACTGAATTATCTTGTTCAACGAGAAGCTGCAATAGTTACGCCTATTCCTGGAACAACAAGGGACAttgttgaattaaatttaaatatattcgATTATCCTGTGATTTTAGCTGATACTGCCGGTCtaagaaaagaaacgacaGACATTGTTGAGATAGAGGGTATACATAGAGCAAAGAATTATACTAAGGGGGCTGATTTTGTAATTCTATTGGCTAATTCGGTTTCGTATTTAAGAAGTAAGAAGAAGTACGACGAATTTATCATTGACTACGTCGAACGACTAGGGTTAAATGATTTGTTACTGAATAATGGAAAGGTGATGGATCACTGTATAGTAGTAATGAATAAAATAGACTTGTTGGAGCCCCAAGAAAGAGATTCGCTGTTAAAAGATGACAggacaatatttatttcctgTGCCAGAGAAGAGGGCCTCCAAAAATTCTCGAAACGTGTTGCcatacatttaaaaaattt ATGTGGTAATCCGTGTCGTGAAAACCCTACTGTCAGTCAAACTAGGCACAGAATACATTTGACAAATTGTTCTGAACATATAGATAATTACTTCGACCTTATAAAGAGTGAGGAAAGGGACATCGTTTTAGCTGCACAAGAAATACGAAACGCTATGCGAGAACTCGGTTTAATTACGGGATACGTTAGCGTAGAACAAATTCTCGATGTAATattcaaagatttttgtaTTGGCAAATAA